The following are encoded together in the Aciduricibacillus chroicocephali genome:
- a CDS encoding winged helix-turn-helix transcriptional regulator, giving the protein MKNDKNPMQCQTVVALDAIVGKWKPVILHILLSGKPYRFNELRRNIPDITQRMLTMHLRELEEQDIIHREVYAQVPPKVEYSITEYGKTLGPILEAMHEWGANHLAHMASKETETDNSRSS; this is encoded by the coding sequence ATGAAAAATGACAAAAACCCGATGCAATGTCAAACTGTAGTCGCCCTGGATGCAATTGTCGGCAAATGGAAGCCGGTCATACTGCATATACTTTTGTCAGGCAAACCTTATCGCTTTAATGAACTTCGCCGCAACATCCCTGATATTACACAGCGTATGCTAACGATGCATTTGCGCGAGCTTGAGGAGCAGGATATTATCCATCGCGAAGTGTATGCTCAAGTTCCACCGAAAGTCGAATATTCCATTACAGAATACGGTAAGACACTCGGACCCATCCTGGAAGCGATGCACGAATGGGGTGCAAACCATCTTGCCCATATGGCAAGCAAAGAAACTGAAACAGATAACAGCCGTTCCTCCTAA
- a CDS encoding nitroreductase family protein, translating to MNLHLDEAIKNRRSFYGLSKEAVATDEKIKEVIEFAVANAPTAFNSQSGRVVVLLGSEHDAFWGLTSDTLKELSGDKDFSQTELKMQAFSAGYGTVLFFEDMNVVKGLQEQFPSYSEAFPGYSLQSSGMLQYIVWTSLESLGFGASLQHYNPLVNAAVQKKWDLPESWELIAQMPFGKPTAPAGEKDVQSLEGRIKVFK from the coding sequence ATGAATTTGCATTTGGACGAAGCAATCAAAAATAGAAGATCATTCTATGGCCTCAGCAAAGAAGCTGTAGCTACAGATGAAAAGATAAAGGAAGTAATCGAATTTGCGGTTGCAAATGCACCAACAGCATTTAATTCCCAAAGCGGACGCGTTGTTGTCCTCCTAGGTTCCGAGCATGATGCATTCTGGGGTCTTACTTCAGATACATTGAAAGAACTCTCTGGAGATAAAGACTTCTCCCAGACTGAATTGAAGATGCAGGCTTTCTCTGCAGGTTATGGAACAGTCCTTTTCTTCGAAGACATGAATGTTGTAAAAGGTTTGCAGGAACAATTCCCTTCTTATAGCGAAGCATTCCCTGGTTATTCTCTACAGTCTTCAGGCATGTTGCAATACATTGTCTGGACTAGCTTGGAATCTCTTGGCTTTGGAGCTTCTTTGCAGCATTACAACCCACTTGTTAACGCTGCAGTCCAGAAAAAATGGGATCTTCCTGAGAGCTGGGAACTAATTGCCCAAATGCCATTCGGCAAGCCAACAGCTCCAGCTGGGGAGAAAGATGTCCAGTCATTGGAAGGCCGAATTAAAGTATTCAAATAA